In the Flavisolibacter tropicus genome, one interval contains:
- a CDS encoding IS1182 family transposase, translating into MQGKKPFQDKRLASFRLSERVPRDNFYRRLKAIMDVEWLYEATQKYYGREGHKSLDPVVFFKLILIGYLENLLSDRRIIQTVSLRLDLLYFIGYSLDEPLPWHSTISRTRQLLGEEVFKELFKRVLRQCVQQGMVKGKRQALDSVHVKANASMDSLKEKEIVQDGEAYAGELGEDAEDEEQTEKQTVSVFKHQQVQWHHGWKRKAYKGRPSGGWRARFVSNHTHYSTTDGDARVAVKPGKPRQLNYLGQLSVDTAHHVITCIQADYASKKDSQCLPSLLRHTIDNVKAVGLKVKEVLCDAGYSSSEALKALKQYRVTGYIPNFGQYKPTREGFRYFAGGDYYQCSRGVRLPFKRIKDSHDGTYQMRVYRSSSLDCRNCPLRKTCIGKSDFKKIEDTVDKPLYDEMHLRLQTRKAKRMKRLRQATVEPVIGTLVNFLGMRRVNTRGIQLANKCLLMAAVCYNLKRLLKWMGEAEGKGEKTLGQLLVMLYWLPVLYSRRGEQIQTSLSYAC; encoded by the coding sequence ATGCAAGGAAAGAAACCTTTTCAAGACAAGCGCCTTGCTTCCTTCCGCCTCTCGGAGCGGGTGCCGCGTGACAACTTCTACCGCCGCTTAAAAGCAATCATGGATGTGGAGTGGCTCTATGAAGCCACCCAAAAGTACTATGGCCGTGAGGGCCACAAATCGCTGGACCCGGTGGTGTTCTTCAAACTCATTTTAATTGGTTATCTCGAGAACCTCTTAAGCGATCGAAGAATCATCCAGACCGTCAGCCTGCGCCTGGATCTTTTGTACTTTATCGGTTACTCCCTGGACGAACCGCTGCCCTGGCATTCTACCATCAGCCGCACGCGTCAACTTCTGGGTGAAGAGGTCTTTAAAGAACTCTTCAAACGGGTCTTACGCCAGTGTGTGCAACAAGGCATGGTGAAGGGCAAACGCCAGGCCCTGGACTCGGTGCATGTCAAAGCCAATGCGTCGATGGACTCCTTAAAAGAAAAAGAAATTGTGCAGGACGGGGAAGCCTATGCAGGTGAACTCGGTGAAGATGCAGAGGACGAAGAGCAAACAGAAAAGCAAACCGTCTCCGTCTTCAAACACCAGCAAGTGCAGTGGCATCACGGCTGGAAGCGGAAGGCCTACAAAGGGCGGCCCAGTGGTGGATGGCGGGCTCGCTTTGTCTCCAACCACACCCACTACAGCACTACCGATGGGGATGCCCGTGTGGCCGTCAAACCCGGCAAGCCCCGCCAGTTAAACTATTTGGGGCAACTCAGTGTCGATACCGCCCATCACGTTATTACTTGTATACAGGCCGACTATGCCAGTAAAAAAGACTCGCAGTGTTTGCCCTCATTACTCCGGCATACCATTGACAATGTAAAGGCGGTAGGCTTAAAAGTAAAAGAAGTACTCTGCGATGCGGGCTACTCCTCTTCGGAGGCCCTAAAAGCACTGAAGCAGTACCGTGTCACCGGCTATATCCCCAACTTTGGGCAATATAAACCCACCCGGGAAGGCTTCCGCTATTTTGCCGGCGGGGATTATTACCAATGCTCCCGGGGAGTAAGGCTTCCTTTTAAACGCATCAAGGACTCTCATGATGGCACGTACCAGATGCGGGTCTACAGAAGCAGTTCTTTGGATTGCAGGAACTGCCCTTTGAGAAAAACCTGTATTGGTAAAAGTGATTTTAAAAAGATTGAAGACACTGTAGACAAACCCCTCTATGATGAGATGCATCTCCGGCTACAAACCCGCAAAGCCAAACGTATGAAACGGCTTAGGCAAGCCACCGTCGAACCGGTGATTGGTACCCTGGTGAACTTTTTAGGGATGCGACGAGTGAACACAAGAGGCATCCAGCTGGCCAACAAGTGTTTGCTGATGGCCGCCGTGTGTTATAATTTGAAAAGACTCCTAAAATGGATGGGGGAAGCCGAAGGCAAAGGCGAAAAAACGCTTGGCCAGCTACTGGTTATGCTGTACTGGCTACCGGTTCTCTACAGCCGAAGAGGAGAGCAAATACAAACCAGCTTAAGCTACGCTTGCTAA
- a CDS encoding DUF4265 domain-containing protein: protein MQEESHTKVLFRYYSDVLEEETVETMWALIVDKENGLYQLDSIPFYGPDIAPDDIFYAEHDSDEKMLTFREVRQRSGSSVVQVVLMKEPYKTSELREQLAVLGCITEGLSNRYFVVEIPAAVNYNPIYSLLKALMDEGRIEFAEPFISSQHAG from the coding sequence ATGCAAGAAGAATCTCACACTAAAGTGCTTTTCCGTTATTACAGTGATGTTCTTGAAGAAGAAACCGTTGAGACAATGTGGGCATTGATAGTAGATAAGGAAAATGGACTTTATCAATTGGACTCAATTCCGTTTTATGGCCCTGATATAGCTCCAGATGATATTTTTTATGCTGAACACGACAGTGATGAGAAGATGCTTACATTTCGAGAAGTAAGGCAACGGTCAGGAAGTTCCGTTGTCCAGGTTGTATTGATGAAAGAACCTTATAAAACATCTGAGCTTAGAGAACAGTTGGCTGTTCTTGGTTGTATAACTGAAGGATTAAGTAACAGGTATTTTGTTGTTGAAATTCCTGCCGCTGTTAACTATAATCCCATTTATTCTCTTTTAAAAGCACTAATGGATGAGGGACGAATAGAGTTTGCTGAGCCTTTTATATCCTCACAGCATGCTGGATAA
- a CDS encoding M20/M25/M40 family metallo-hydrolase, producing the protein MRKYFFFFLFSFLIDGFVSAQSREVLTIREYGTKNAGNIINEFAEFLSFPNVAANPAGQQQTAAFLMTMMSKRGIQKVQLLNASTAGAPPAVYGEVIVPGAKQTLIFYAHYDGQPVNPAQWAKGLDPFQPKLFSKAIDKGGLPIPFPTDGSYTNDWRIYARGAADDKAGVDAILNAYDAIRKSKLTPGCNLKFFFEGEEEAGSPHLNEILEKYRSLLQSDLWIICDGPVHQSGKKQIVFGVRGDTHLDLTVYASKRPLHSGHYGNWAPNPAMMLAKLLASMKDENGRVTIKGFYDDVIPLSPSERKALEEVPSVDTQMEKELGISAVEMQGVTLSEAINQPSLNINGMQSGNVGKMASNQIPTFATAVLDLRLVLGNDWKRQQQKVIDHIKAQGYYITDSEPTDNEREKYAKIIKVIPGQDGINAQRTSMDLPIIQKVIAAVKATSKEQIVLQPTMGGSLPLFLFEKYLNAKTVTVPIANHDNNQHAENENIRIGNLFDGIETMASLMLIK; encoded by the coding sequence ATGAGAAAATATTTCTTCTTTTTCCTTTTCAGTTTTCTGATTGATGGATTCGTTTCGGCCCAATCACGAGAGGTTCTAACAATCAGAGAATACGGAACTAAAAACGCCGGAAATATTATCAATGAGTTCGCTGAATTTCTTTCTTTTCCAAATGTTGCAGCAAACCCTGCCGGCCAACAACAGACTGCGGCTTTCCTTATGACGATGATGAGCAAACGGGGTATTCAAAAAGTACAGCTTTTAAATGCTTCTACAGCAGGCGCACCGCCGGCTGTATATGGTGAAGTAATCGTTCCCGGAGCAAAACAAACCCTTATCTTTTATGCTCATTACGACGGGCAGCCTGTTAATCCTGCTCAATGGGCTAAAGGGCTTGATCCGTTTCAGCCAAAGTTGTTTTCAAAAGCTATAGATAAAGGGGGACTCCCTATTCCTTTTCCTACAGATGGAAGCTATACTAACGACTGGAGGATCTATGCTCGCGGTGCTGCTGATGACAAGGCAGGAGTTGATGCCATTTTGAATGCGTATGATGCCATCCGGAAAAGCAAGTTGACTCCAGGCTGTAATCTTAAGTTTTTCTTTGAAGGAGAAGAGGAAGCAGGCTCTCCACATCTAAATGAAATACTGGAGAAGTACCGGTCGTTACTCCAGTCCGACCTATGGATCATTTGTGACGGCCCCGTTCATCAATCGGGGAAAAAACAAATTGTATTCGGTGTTCGCGGTGATACACATCTTGACCTTACGGTGTATGCTTCAAAGAGGCCACTACATAGCGGCCATTATGGCAACTGGGCCCCCAACCCCGCCATGATGCTGGCAAAATTGTTAGCCTCTATGAAAGATGAAAACGGAAGAGTGACAATTAAAGGATTTTATGATGATGTAATTCCTTTGTCCCCTTCTGAAAGGAAAGCGTTGGAAGAAGTGCCTTCAGTGGATACACAAATGGAAAAAGAACTGGGAATAAGTGCCGTTGAAATGCAGGGCGTAACATTAAGTGAGGCCATCAACCAGCCTTCGTTGAACATCAACGGCATGCAAAGTGGCAATGTAGGAAAGATGGCATCTAATCAAATTCCGACCTTTGCCACCGCAGTTCTTGATTTAAGGTTGGTATTAGGTAACGATTGGAAAAGGCAGCAACAAAAAGTAATCGATCACATAAAAGCACAGGGTTACTACATAACGGATAGTGAGCCTACCGATAACGAAAGAGAAAAATATGCAAAGATCATAAAAGTAATACCCGGGCAGGACGGCATCAATGCGCAGCGTACCTCCATGGATCTGCCTATTATACAAAAAGTTATTGCAGCCGTTAAAGCCACATCCAAAGAACAAATTGTACTACAGCCAACGATGGGAGGCAGTCTTCCTTTATTCTTATTTGAAAAATACCTGAATGCCAAAACCGTAACGGTTCCCATTGCCAACCACGATAACAATCAGCACGCTGAAAATGAAAATATTCGTATTGGTAATTTGTTTGATGGAATAGAAACCATGGCATCGCTGATGCTGATTAAATAA
- a CDS encoding VOC family protein, which translates to MNTDNSIKLDIYINYAGRCKEAFQFYEQHLGGKITMMATHQQPPAHFPTEWKDPILHAMIEIGGVIVRGADIPNAEPMRSAYLTLRFDTPEKAEQIYNLLSSEGEIFMKMEKTFFANRFAMLRDKFGTSWMLLNEN; encoded by the coding sequence ATGAATACCGACAACTCCATAAAACTGGATATTTATATTAACTACGCGGGACGTTGCAAAGAAGCTTTCCAGTTTTACGAGCAGCATCTTGGTGGAAAGATAACTATGATGGCTACGCACCAGCAACCGCCTGCCCACTTTCCGACAGAATGGAAGGACCCCATTCTTCATGCCATGATAGAAATAGGTGGTGTTATTGTCAGAGGGGCCGACATTCCCAATGCCGAGCCTATGCGTAGCGCCTACCTGACCCTTAGATTTGATACGCCAGAAAAAGCAGAACAAATTTATAATCTGCTTTCTAGCGAAGGTGAAATCTTTATGAAGATGGAGAAAACTTTTTTTGCCAATCGCTTTGCCATGCTTCGTGATAAATTTGGTACTTCCTGGATGCTTCTTAATGAAAATTAA
- a CDS encoding FecR family protein — MTEQYIEELVQKYADGTATPKEVQQLMDWYHAAPIGDVPWPDTDAQEKEKVQQRMLQRLQNTLPAKKGHLYWLTPLRVAAAVLIAVLSAALFYYWPSAPVAYITITNPSGRIKQVQLPDGSTVWLNAATTLKYASAFSKHRQLQLDGEAFFDVTHNAEHPFSVEAGEVQVTVLGTRFNISGYTSSNRTTVSLLKGKVRVSAEEKELAVLSPATQLEWDRQLRKAITKSIDTTAAVAWKAGRLQFQGQTLGEIMQALERWYGVPAHFTNSNLSQCRYYMSFDSAMPLKKVLDLMTEITDMHFALDKQTIIISGKGCQ; from the coding sequence ATGACCGAGCAATACATAGAAGAGCTGGTGCAGAAATACGCCGATGGCACAGCCACTCCTAAGGAGGTGCAGCAGCTGATGGACTGGTATCATGCCGCGCCCATTGGCGATGTGCCATGGCCGGATACTGACGCACAGGAAAAGGAGAAGGTGCAACAGCGCATGTTGCAGCGGCTGCAAAACACACTTCCAGCAAAGAAAGGTCACCTTTATTGGTTAACACCCTTGCGTGTTGCGGCGGCCGTACTGATTGCGGTTTTATCTGCTGCTCTTTTTTATTATTGGCCATCGGCACCTGTAGCCTATATTACTATTACCAATCCTTCCGGGCGTATCAAGCAAGTGCAACTGCCTGATGGTAGCACCGTGTGGCTCAACGCAGCTACTACACTTAAATATGCCAGCGCCTTTTCTAAACACCGCCAACTGCAACTGGATGGCGAAGCCTTCTTTGATGTAACGCACAATGCGGAGCATCCCTTCTCTGTAGAAGCGGGCGAGGTACAGGTAACAGTACTGGGCACACGTTTTAATATTTCTGGATATACTTCTTCTAACCGTACTACAGTTTCCCTACTAAAAGGAAAGGTTCGCGTGTCGGCTGAAGAAAAAGAGCTGGCCGTGCTTAGTCCTGCTACCCAGTTGGAGTGGGATCGGCAATTAAGAAAAGCAATTACGAAGTCCATTGATACAACAGCCGCAGTAGCATGGAAAGCAGGTCGGCTGCAGTTCCAGGGACAAACGCTGGGCGAGATCATGCAGGCCCTGGAGCGCTGGTATGGAGTGCCGGCTCACTTTACTAATTCCAACTTAAGCCAGTGCCGTTACTATATGAGCTTTGATAGTGCTATGCCACTGAAAAAGGTACTGGACCTGATGACAGAGATCACCGATATGCACTTTGCTCTTGACAAACAAACCATTATTATTTCTGGCAAAGGCTGTCAGTAA
- a CDS encoding RNA polymerase sigma factor: MSAYATHTDEELVRLIKTGDTAAFTEAYNRYWEQLLALGYYYTHQKQAAEDIVHEVFTSLWARRTELPIQSLKAYLATAVKFSVFKTIARDKRRRELQQGMNIPEHTTDVEEKLDARFLQDYLNGVVEQLPDKARLVFTYSRAEELSVKEIATKMDLSPKAVEYHMTKALRALKEAVKKIKFFFV; this comes from the coding sequence ATGAGCGCGTATGCCACACATACCGACGAAGAGCTGGTGCGCCTAATCAAAACAGGCGACACCGCTGCGTTTACCGAAGCCTACAACCGGTATTGGGAGCAGCTGCTGGCCCTGGGCTATTATTACACGCACCAGAAACAAGCCGCTGAAGACATCGTCCACGAAGTATTCACAAGCCTATGGGCACGACGAACCGAGCTGCCCATTCAATCCCTGAAAGCCTACCTGGCCACCGCAGTGAAGTTTTCTGTATTTAAAACCATTGCACGTGATAAACGACGACGCGAGCTGCAGCAGGGGATGAATATACCGGAACACACCACCGACGTAGAGGAAAAGCTGGATGCCCGCTTCTTGCAAGATTATCTCAATGGCGTGGTGGAGCAACTGCCCGACAAAGCACGCCTGGTGTTTACTTACAGCCGCGCAGAGGAGTTGTCAGTAAAAGAGATTGCTACCAAAATGGACCTTTCCCCCAAAGCTGTTGAATACCACATGACCAAGGCCCTGCGCGCCTTAAAAGAGGCGGTCAAAAAAATAAAATTCTTTTTTGTTTAG